One window of Lepeophtheirus salmonis chromosome Z, UVic_Lsal_1.4, whole genome shotgun sequence genomic DNA carries:
- the LOC121130542 gene encoding uncharacterized protein, whose amino-acid sequence MRNKTFSLISTAKMNGQLFLLFITTLLVHPCTSRSCSKCRPEMNENCCTSTADSNGFCENLIHETYLEVSEDDRLVIPCDTGTLCISGEVVWKTPNGDTCTFNKGGDTVCRRDTSILFTGDFQSGKCDITVIDYNDQIHEGRWSVDVRLEKVYSDQVIVDTDGLRTSEVLGISSTVIIIIIIIIVAIIIWRCCPNVCNKKPKEPVNTYRPPPGQDVYETLNRHERVSAPHSVEEIYVHSQDVIVNPVPTRTAKLIPRQL is encoded by the exons ATGAGGAATAAAACCTTTAGTTTAATATCTACTGCCAAAATGAACGGACAATTATTCTTACTATTCATCACGACCCTCCTGGTACATCCCTGTACTTCTAGATCCTGTTCCAAATGTCGCCcagaaatgaatgaaaattgtTGTACATCCACAGCAGACAGTAATGGATTTTGCGAAAATTTGATTCACGAAACATACTTAGAAGTATCAGAGGATGATCGCCTTGTTATACCTTGTGATACAGGAACCTTGTGTATCAGTGGGGAAGTGGTTTGGAAAACTCCAAATGGGGATACTTGTACTTTCAATAAAGGAGGAGACACGGTGTGTAGAAGGGATACATCCATTCTATTTACTGGGGATTTTCAATCTGGAAAATGTGACATAACAGTTATTGATTATAATGATCAAATCCATGAGGGAAGATGGTCCGTGGATGTACGCTTGGAAAAGGTTTACTCTGATCAAGTCATAGTTGATACAgatg GTCTACGCACGAGTGAAGTCCTGGGTATAAGCTCTACTGTCatcattatcataattataatcattgtgGCTATAATAATCTGGCGTTGTTGTCCAAATGTCTGCAATAAGAAGCCTAAGGAACCAGTCAATACATATAGACCTCCTCCGGGTCAAGATGTCTATGAAACATTAAATCGTCACGAAAGAGTCTCTGCGCCACATTCAGTTGAAGAAATATATGTGCACAGTCAAGACGTAATTGTAAATCCAGTACCAACAAGGACTGCCAAGTTAATTCCAAGGCAATTGTAA
- the LOC121130548 gene encoding uncharacterized protein: MMMAFSEILILSVVILFVQGDKPMFKSLEEKLTKLDLEDVNGIKWAKSGELSNALTTSGKSFRDTAMESILNRIFDKYIVQDKLTEILHFTDPLHLQEGFEIDEESKLMDINFIAKNIVISGLSSIKVDYLRVVRHYGLNDLKVMLTLTSDIVITGMYRLNGTALAGLLPVRGNGDFKIAIDNCRMSTVVLAASTKNMKLVMQELEIGIGFDEQAFDFENLMGGGVMGKTANTLMSTMGQLAFDKNMETLKEFLKDGYRGLIQTIL, from the exons ATGATGATGGCATTTAGcgaaatattgatattatcagTCGTCATTTTGTTCGTTCAAGGAGACAAGCCAATGTTCAAGTCTCTTGAAGAAAAACTTACAAAG TTGGACTTGGAAGACGTCAATGGAATTAAATGGGCAAAAAGTGGTGAATTATCCAATGCCCTCACCACAAGCGGAAAATCCTTCCGAGATACTGCAATGGAATCCATACTGAATAGAATATTCGACAAATATATCGTTCAAGATAAACTAACGGAAATCCTTCACTTTACGGATCCTCTTCATCTACAAGAGGGGTTTGAGATCGACGAAGAGAGCAAACTCATGGATATCAACTTTATCGCAAAAAATATCGTCATTTCTGGTTTAAGTTCCATCAAAGTCGATTACTTAAGAGTGGTACGACACTATGGGCTGAATGACCTAAAGGTCATGCTAACACTCACTTCCGATATTGTCATTACGGGAATGTACAGATTGAATGGAACTGCTCTTGCGGGGCTACTGCCCGTGAGAGGGAATGGGGATTTTAAGATCGCAATTGATAATTGTAGAATGTCGACTGTCGT ACTAGCAGCCTCAACCAAGAACATGAAATTGGTTATGCAAGAGTTGGAAATCGGGATTGGTTTTGATGAGCAGGCCTTTGATTTTGAGAATCTCATGGGAGGAGGTGTTATGGGTAAAACAGCCAACACATTGATGAGTACTATGGGACAGTTggcttttgataaaaatatggaaaccCTCAAAGAGTTCTTAAAGGACGGATATCGAGGCCTCATTCAAactatcttataa